One part of the Phragmites australis chromosome 3, lpPhrAust1.1, whole genome shotgun sequence genome encodes these proteins:
- the LOC133911154 gene encoding ethylene-responsive transcription factor ERN2-like: protein MALKRKSSPCITDDLASNDQVHASPPTLATAAGSVTPAGASRESWVEAVGTVAAAQRARKRFVGVRQRPSGRWVAEIKDTIQKIRVWLGTFDTAEEAARAYDEAACLLRGSNTRTNFWPRAAGAAAVVTVAPHQTPLPPSALPSKVTNLLLLRLKKARSSGGRGNDPNASATTQEALVQQQLGHQGRGGHEEFSFKVDDFLSYDCTGDEHGIVKHEEGSNCSQETEDDSDEEVVGEEEAPLDFGFMDAHPSPAREVNDAGFYSPFEMVAAELGGAVEAEPEPAAYGEGTGEPSAAIHEVMKRMNYERKISASLYALSGVTECLRMRHGSAGDAGHELALSSLRDACRKKQQQQQQVVDEGGNNVGREESSSSTNSVSSEVTSSSPEAGSSPQEANAFDSDMLLWSSLDLPPIC, encoded by the coding sequence ATGGCGCTCAAGCGCAAGTCATCTCCCTGCATCACCGACGACCTCGCCTCCAATGACCAGGTCCACGCATCACCACCGACCCTGGCTACCGCCGCCGGAAGCGTCACGCCAGCAGGGGCGTCGAGGGAGTCGTGGGTGGAGGCCGTGGGCACGGTGGCGGCAGCTCAGCGGGCTCGGAAGCGGTTCGTCGGCGTGCGACAGCGGCCGTCGGGACGGTGGGTGGCGGAGATCAAAGACACCATCCAAAAGATCCGGGTGTGGCTCGGCACCTTCGACACCGCAGAGGAGGCCGCGCGCGCCTACGACGAGGCCGCCTGCCTCCTCCGCGGCTCCAACACCCGCACCAACTTCTGGCCCCGCGCTGCAGGTGCAGCCGCCGTTGTCACGGTCGCGCCCCACCAgacgccgctgccgccgtcaGCTCTGCCCTCCAaggtcaccaacctcctcctGCTCCGTCTCAAGAAAGCACGCAGCAGCGGCGGCCGCGGCAACGACCCTAACGCAAGTGCTACGACGCAAGAGGCACTGGTGCAACAACAGCTAGGCCATCAAGGGCGTGGCGGCCACGAGGAGTTCAGCTTCAAAGTCGACGACTTCCTGAGCTACGACTGCAccggcgacgagcacggcatcgTGAAGCATGAGGAGGGATCCAACTGCTCTCAGGAAACGGAGGACGACAGCGACGAGGAGGTggttggggaggaggaggcgccgttGGACTTTGGGTTCATGGATGCGCACCCGTCGCCAGCCAGGGAGGTCAATGACGCAGGGTTCTACTCGCCCTTCGAGATGGTGGCAGCGGAGCTCGGTGGCGCGGTGGAGGCTGAACCGGAGCCGGCTGCTTACGGAGAAGGCACGGGCGAGCCATCGGCTGCGATCCACGaggtgatgaagaggatgaattATGAAAGGAAGATCTCCGCGTCGCTCTATGCCCTCAGCGGTGTGACGGAGTGTCTCCGCATGCGCCACGGCAGCGCCGGCGACGCAGGACACGAGCTGGCCCTCTCCAGCCTGAGGGACGCGTGCaggaagaagcagcagcaacagcaacaagtAGTAGACGAGGGAGGCAACAACGTTGGCCGTGAGGAGAGCTCGAGCAGTACCAACAGCGTCTCGTCGGAAGTGACGAGCTCTTCGCCGGAAGCAGGGAGCTCTCCGCAGGAGGCGAACGCTTTCGACAGCGACATGCTTCTCTGGAGCTCCCTTGATCTGCCTCCTATCTGCTAA